The genomic window TATGGCGACACGCCGAGCGGCGGCCAGGGACCACTCGGCTCGACCTTCGACGGCCAGACGTGCGAAGCGTCGATGTCGAACAACTACCACATCCACGTCTTCATCGGGATCTACGTCAACGGAAGCGAGCTCGCGCTACCCGAGGGATTGGGTATTCCCGGATCGGGCAATCCGCCTCCGGACTACATCAACTACGGTTCGTGCTTCTATGCCACGCACACGCATGATTCGACCGGCGTCTTCCACGTCGAGTATACCAACCCGAACGACGTGCCGATCACGCAACCGGTTTTCCAGACGCAAGACCTCTTCAATATCTGGGGCATCACGGTCAGCCCTACGCAGTTCGGACAGTTCGCGGGACCGGTCACCGTATATACGAGCGGGCAGGTCTATCGCGGTGGAGACGATTGCAGCGGAACGTATCCTCCGGCCGGGACCGTTACCGGAAACGGAACGACCCCCGCGTCCGATCTCTCGCTCTGGACCGGCGACCCGAACGCGATCCCGCTCTACTCGCACGAGGTGATCTGGTTCTTCGTCGGATCGGGCAACCCGACGTCGCTGCCGAACGTCAGCTTCGACGAAGAATGCTAGACTTTATCCGACAAAGCTTCAGCTTTGGCGGATAAAGTCTACGTGGTTGCGACGAGGTACATTTCGTAGGGGTGTGGAGCGATCAGTTTGACGTTCGGGCGCGCGTCGCGCACCAGCGGCTCGAGTTCGCCCAGCCGCTGTTCGGTCGTTTGCACGACGACCACCGAATAGGCTTGCGCGTTCGAGAGTATGCTTGCGAAGGCGCGGGCGTACGATGGGCCGTCGGCGGCACGCGCTCCCAGGAGCGAATCGCGGTAGGCATGCTCGATCGTGAAATACGGATTGCCTTGCCACCAGGCTTCCCACATCCAGATTCGCGCATCGGCACTGCGAAACGAGTTGCGGGCGGGCGGAGCGATGAAGAGTGCGTCGCCGCTGCGCGCTGCCATCGTCGCGAGGACGTCGCCTTGCCGCACCGTGTTACGGCGCATGTTCGGCGTGACCCATTGCTCGGTCTGACGGATATACGACCATGCCAGTTCGCTCGGTGAGATGTCTTGCATGTCGTCGGCCGCCTGCGTTTTCTGCATCCAGTAACAGAAAGCGCGCCAAAGTCCCAGAATCGCCAAGCCCGTCTGTTGATCGCTGCGCAGATTGCGCACGTTGTCGTGCCAGACGCCCAGATAGACGCATTGCTCTTCGGTGAAAAAGACGCCCTCCCACGCTTTGAAGAGATCGAGCGAATAGATCCGTCCGGGCAGCATCTCGACGATCTCCGCCACCTCGGAGTCGCGCAGAATCGTGAGATCGTTGCTGATCAGGCCTTCGCCGACGCGCACGAACCACTCGAGCAGATCGCCGCCGTGGACGGCGATACCGTGACGCTTGAGATAGTTGAGGTGGGTCGGTAAACCCATGAACGGATCGACCACGCTCTTGCAGTCGTGTTCGTGCAGAATTTCGAGGAGGCGGGAGGGAGAGATGCGCCGCGTGCGCTCGGGAAGTTCGATCATGCGCGCGTCTTGGCAGCCTCCATCATCACGCGCACGACCGCCGGATCGAACTGCGTACCAACTGCGGTATCGATGCGTTCGCTGCGATCGAGCCGGTCGTAGGCGATCGCCGCAGACAAGATGGCCGCGGCCGGAGGAATCGCCGCGCGAGCGAGACCGGCTGGTTTCCCCGATCCGTCAAACCATTCGCCTCGCGCTCCGACGATGGCGGAGGCGGAGCGAAGCGACTCGTGTTGCTGCGTCAAAGCGGCGGCGCTGGCTGCGTTGCGCGCCCGGTGATCGACGCCCAGACGCGCAAGCGGATCGAACGCCTCGTCCTCGATCACCTCGACGTCGATCTCGCCCGCGCCGAAAATCCGGCACGCGATTGCGAGCGCGCGCGCGTCGTCGGCAGAGATATGCAGTGCCGCCGCGGTCGCTTCGGCGACGCGTGCGACGCGCCGCCAGCGGCCGTCGACGGCGTTGTGCGCATCGATCCGATCGGCGAACCGTTCTAACAGCGTCGCGGCATCGGTCGGCGAATCGCGCAGCGCATCCAGCGGCGGCTCCACCAGCGAGACTTCACCGCCGGTACGATGAAACCACATCGTGAACATACGAACGTTTTCGGGGGCGAACGCGCGCCCGCTCGCGAGGCCGATCTGGGCGAGCGCGTCTTCGGGATCCGGGATGCGGGTGAAACGATCGGCGAGCGCCAAACATTGTGCGGCGCGCGGGATCCCGAACCACCGTAGTTGGTCCGGATACCCGGTGCCGTCCCAAGCCTCGTGCTGCCAGCGAACCATGTCCGCCACATCCGGCGGCAGCGCTCCGATCGTTGCGCAGATCTGCGCGCCGTGCGCCGGAACATCCCAGGCTTCCATCCGCGCGGTCCGTTCGGGGAGCTGCTCGCCCTTGCGATATGCGGGGTTTCCGATCGCGCCGACGGCGTGGAGAAGGCCGGCGAAGTAGAGCGCGCTCAGGCTCGCCTCGGGAAGCTCCGCGGTCGTCGCGAGCGCGACCGCAAGCGACGCTTTGCGCACGGCAAAGCCCGGAGCGTTGCCCATTGCGGCATCGCCGACGGCGCCAAACCATGAAAGAACATCCGCCACGAGCATGCGAGCCGCCCGAGGATCGCCGCCGGTGTCCTGGAATAGCGTCATTGCTTACGCCGTTTACATATAGCCGTGCAGAAACCCTCACACATCCAGGCCGACGGTCGCATTTCCATGGTGGACATTTCCCACAAGCCCGCCTCGGCGCGAACCGCGCACGCGCGGGCGCTGGTTCGGATGAGTCCGCAGGCCGCCAGGGCGTTACGTGACGCGACGCTGCCGAAGGGAGATGCGTTTGTTGCCGCGCAGCTTGCGGGTATCATGGCCGCAAAGCAAACCGGAAGCCTGATACCGCTCGCGCATCCGCTGCCGCTGGCTCACGTCGACGTGACCTTCGCGTGGAAGGACGAGTCGTGCCTGTGCATCGACGCGGTCGCAGGTACGACCGCGCAGACCGGCGTTGAGATGGAGGCTATGGTCGCGGCAAGTATCGCGGCGCTGACGATCTACGACATGACGAAAGCGGTCGATAAAGGCATTGTCGTCGAGAGCGTCCGGTTGCTCTCGAAAACCGGCGGTAAGAGCGGATCTTTCGAGGCGCCGAAAGGCGCACCTTAGGATGAGCGCGTTTAAGACCGCGTTGATCGTGCTCTCGGACCGGGCGGCCGACGGCCGGCGCGCCGACGGCTGCATTCCGGTGATGCGCGAACGTCTCGGCTCGAACTACGAGGTCGTGCGCGAAGTCGTTCTCGCCGACGATCCCGGTGCGCTGCAGGCCGAACTCATCGAACTCGCGGATCGCGGCGCGGCGGAGTTGATTTTGACCAGCGGCGGGACGGGCCTGGGGCCGCGGGATCGCACGCCGCAGGCGACCGCCGCCGTCCTCGACTACGAAGTGCCCGGCATCGCCGAGGCGATTCGCGCCGCCTCGATTCCGATCGTGCAAACGGCGATGCTCTCGCGTGCGACCGCCGGCGTTCGTTTACGGACGCTGATTGTCAACCTTCCCGGCAGTCCGAAAGCCGTGGGCGAAGCGCTCGGCGTCATCGTGCCGGTGCTGCCGCATGCGCTCGAACTGCTCGCCGACCGGGTCGTCGACGGATAAGGGATTCGACGAAGCACATGGAGTTCGGATCCGCGCAAGAGTATCTGCTCGCTACCATCAACGAAACGGTTTCGCGGCGGATGCCCTACCGGTTGGAGCGCATGCGCGCATTCATGCGGGAACTCGGCGATCCTCAGGATCGCTATCCAACGGTCCACGTTGGAGGAACCAGCGGCAAGGGCTCGACGTCGATGATGATCGCGGCGGCGCTCGGGCGCTCGGGCAAACGCGTCGGCTTGCATACCAAACCGCATCTTCGTTCGATGACCGAACGCGCGCGCATCGACGGCGTCGCGATCGGCGAGGAACGCTTCGGCGCGCTGCTCGAAGAGATGATGCCCGCGATCGAGCGAACGACCCGCGTCCACGGCCGTCCGACGTATTACGAAACACTGCTCGGGCTGACGTTGCTGTACTTTGCACAGGAACAGGTCGACGTTGCCGTGATCGAAGTCGGTCTGGGTGGCCGGCTGGACGGAACCAACGTGATCGTACCTGTCGTCGCAGCGATTACATCGGTCGGGCTCGACCACACCGACGTTCTGGGCGATTCGATCGAGGAGATCGCGCTCGAGAAAGCCGGCATTGCCAAACCGGGCGTGCCGATCGTGGTGGCGGCCGACGACGAAGCGGCATATGCGGTGATCGCGCAGCGGGCAAAGGAGACCGGAGCACCGCTCGTCGACGCGCGTTCCTCGGCCATCGCCATCGAGGACTCAAGAATCGAGCGCGACGGGCAAGCGTTCACGGTTCGCACCGCGCGGGCGCGCTATGCGATCGAGACGCGCATGCTCGGTGTTTTCCAGCGGCGCAATGCGGCCACCGCGATCGTTACGATGGAGGCGCTGCCGGACGGCTTGCGGCCGAGCGTCGAGCAGGTCGAGGCAGCGTTCGCCGAATTGACGATTCCGGGGCGCATGGAGGTCTATCCCGGACATCCGAGCTTGGTTTTCGACATTGCGCACAACGTCGAGAAGGCCGAGCAGCTGCTGCAGTCGTTGCGCGAGCGTTTCGCCGACCGGCACTTTACGTTCGTGGTCGCGATCGGTGCCAGCAAGGATGCGACCGAGATTCTCCGAACGCTGGCCGCGCTGCCGGCGAATTTCGTTTTCACCACGTTCGAAACGGCGGGCCGCGAGGCCACGAGCCCGATGCGCCTGCTGCGGATTGCCGAATCGCTGGGGACCTGGGGGCGAGCGGTCGCGGATCCCGTCGAAGCGCTTTCGGTTGCGCGTCGCAGCGCCGCCGCGAACGACGTGATCGTGGTAACGGGCTCGACGTTTCTCGTGGCGGCGTTGCGGGAATGGTGGCTGGTCGCGGCGTGATGCGCCTGCGCGGGCGCAG from Candidatus Baltobacteraceae bacterium includes these protein-coding regions:
- a CDS encoding HD domain-containing phosphohydrolase, which codes for MTLFQDTGGDPRAARMLVADVLSWFGAVGDAAMGNAPGFAVRKASLAVALATTAELPEASLSALYFAGLLHAVGAIGNPAYRKGEQLPERTARMEAWDVPAHGAQICATIGALPPDVADMVRWQHEAWDGTGYPDQLRWFGIPRAAQCLALADRFTRIPDPEDALAQIGLASGRAFAPENVRMFTMWFHRTGGEVSLVEPPLDALRDSPTDAATLLERFADRIDAHNAVDGRWRRVARVAEATAAALHISADDARALAIACRIFGAGEIDVEVIEDEAFDPLARLGVDHRARNAASAAALTQQHESLRSASAIVGARGEWFDGSGKPAGLARAAIPPAAAILSAAIAYDRLDRSERIDTAVGTQFDPAVVRVMMEAAKTRA
- the moaC gene encoding cyclic pyranopterin monophosphate synthase MoaC, yielding MQKPSHIQADGRISMVDISHKPASARTAHARALVRMSPQAARALRDATLPKGDAFVAAQLAGIMAAKQTGSLIPLAHPLPLAHVDVTFAWKDESCLCIDAVAGTTAQTGVEMEAMVAASIAALTIYDMTKAVDKGIVVESVRLLSKTGGKSGSFEAPKGAP
- a CDS encoding MogA/MoaB family molybdenum cofactor biosynthesis protein produces the protein MSAFKTALIVLSDRAADGRRADGCIPVMRERLGSNYEVVREVVLADDPGALQAELIELADRGAAELILTSGGTGLGPRDRTPQATAAVLDYEVPGIAEAIRAASIPIVQTAMLSRATAGVRLRTLIVNLPGSPKAVGEALGVIVPVLPHALELLADRVVDG
- a CDS encoding folylpolyglutamate synthase/dihydrofolate synthase family protein, with translation MEFGSAQEYLLATINETVSRRMPYRLERMRAFMRELGDPQDRYPTVHVGGTSGKGSTSMMIAAALGRSGKRVGLHTKPHLRSMTERARIDGVAIGEERFGALLEEMMPAIERTTRVHGRPTYYETLLGLTLLYFAQEQVDVAVIEVGLGGRLDGTNVIVPVVAAITSVGLDHTDVLGDSIEEIALEKAGIAKPGVPIVVAADDEAAYAVIAQRAKETGAPLVDARSSAIAIEDSRIERDGQAFTVRTARARYAIETRMLGVFQRRNAATAIVTMEALPDGLRPSVEQVEAAFAELTIPGRMEVYPGHPSLVFDIAHNVEKAEQLLQSLRERFADRHFTFVVAIGASKDATEILRTLAALPANFVFTTFETAGREATSPMRLLRIAESLGTWGRAVADPVEALSVARRSAAANDVIVVTGSTFLVAALREWWLVAA